The following coding sequences lie in one Pseudoalteromonas sp. Scap06 genomic window:
- a CDS encoding tRNA-dihydrouridine synthase encodes MKLILAPMEGVVDFKMRQLLTDIGGFDLCVTEFIRVVDTCLPDKVFHRYCPELKNAGLTRSGTPVRIQLLGQVADVLAENAVKAIGLGSHGVDLNFGCPAKTVNKSKGGAVLLKDPEHMYSIIKTVRDAVDDEYEVSAKIRLGFDDDSNSQEIVDAVVSAGANSIAIHARTKRDGYNPPAYWEKIPPLVKDKKIAVVANGEIWQIEDALLCQKRSGCRDLMIGRGALSHPDLARKIKAQVNNESYNELTWENILHHIIHSSMHQTASKDNKYFASRTKQWLGYLKRQYPQAGLLFDEIRRLKAKDEVAEVLKKYAKAPQFDANHNT; translated from the coding sequence ATGAAACTTATTTTAGCACCCATGGAAGGTGTCGTTGACTTTAAAATGCGGCAACTCCTCACCGACATAGGCGGCTTCGATCTTTGTGTGACCGAATTTATCCGTGTTGTAGATACTTGCCTTCCAGATAAAGTATTCCACCGTTATTGCCCTGAACTTAAAAATGCGGGACTCACTCGTAGCGGTACTCCGGTTCGTATTCAGTTATTAGGCCAAGTAGCCGACGTGTTAGCAGAAAATGCTGTAAAAGCAATTGGCTTAGGCTCTCATGGCGTTGATTTAAACTTTGGTTGCCCCGCAAAAACAGTCAATAAAAGCAAAGGCGGTGCTGTATTACTCAAAGATCCAGAACATATGTACTCGATTATAAAAACGGTAAGGGATGCCGTTGATGATGAGTATGAGGTAAGTGCTAAAATTCGCTTAGGTTTTGATGATGATAGTAATAGCCAAGAAATTGTCGATGCCGTTGTTAGCGCTGGTGCTAACAGCATTGCAATACATGCAAGAACTAAACGCGATGGCTACAATCCACCCGCCTATTGGGAAAAAATTCCCCCTTTGGTCAAAGATAAAAAAATTGCAGTGGTCGCCAATGGCGAAATTTGGCAAATAGAAGATGCTCTTTTATGCCAAAAACGCAGTGGTTGTCGTGATTTGATGATTGGTCGTGGCGCCCTTTCACATCCTGATCTCGCAAGAAAAATTAAAGCGCAAGTTAATAACGAAAGCTACAACGAGCTCACTTGGGAGAATATTTTACACCATATTATTCATTCATCTATGCACCAAACAGCTAGCAAAGATAATAAATATTTTGCATCTCGAACAAAGCAATGGCTTGGTTATTTAAAACGCCAATATCCACAAGCTGGGCTATTATTTGATGAAATTCGTCGTTTAAAAGCAAAGGATGAGGTAGCCGAAGTATTAAAGAAATATGCGAAAGCGCCACAATTTGATGCAAATCATAACACCTAA
- a CDS encoding TraR/DksA C4-type zinc finger protein, which translates to MHHQQRLNDEIESVKATILGLLSQSTHPTHQNLFCILTQTSNEEWLDLAAQQLGNEYNPLIERMNKLEAAISQIDIGQYGYCCDCEEKISEQRLERDPAAQRCDKCAK; encoded by the coding sequence ATGCATCATCAGCAACGACTAAACGATGAAATAGAAAGTGTTAAAGCAACGATATTAGGTTTGTTGTCACAATCAACTCACCCTACACATCAAAACTTGTTCTGCATCCTAACCCAAACATCTAATGAAGAGTGGCTTGATTTAGCAGCTCAACAATTAGGTAATGAGTATAATCCGTTAATTGAACGAATGAACAAGCTTGAAGCAGCAATTAGTCAAATAGATATTGGTCAATATGGCTACTGCTGTGACTGTGAAGAGAAAATATCAGAGCAGCGCTTAGAAAGAGACCCTGCTGCTCAGCGGTGTGATAAGTGCGCTAAGTAG
- a CDS encoding tetratricopeptide repeat protein, whose amino-acid sequence MRNFSKVTALAILMSVSGAALTAPVLAAPDYAKIEERKKAKTKIMGERTGKKVIKAFDLYNEDDVDGAIALLKELDPSNDFDKATVNRYLGSMYAQKEQYKVAIKYMKAAIAPDVLNFADQAQGLKTLGDMYAGTEQYNAAKQAYSDWMDFTGEEDPKVYTRIAQASYELKQFNEVLEPANKAIKLAKEPNKAPYQLKLAAYFEQKQYQNMVKVAEEIVRVWPEDKKSWVGLGKYYLQTEEYKKGLATMEVAYKNGYFENEVEYKVLANFYSLNEIPYKAAVTLEKAVKEEKVKRTKQNMSAIASNYHRSKDIEKAAKYYEEAAKFDNDAELYRKAGSLLLQSEKFSAAVVRLNKALELGSDKKGTIYSDLAEAFYYQGKYKQAHAAITKAMDDPTTRRFAKGWATYIKDKAARNGVKI is encoded by the coding sequence ATGAGAAATTTTTCTAAAGTAACTGCACTTGCAATTCTTATGTCTGTGTCAGGTGCAGCATTAACTGCACCTGTTTTAGCGGCGCCAGATTACGCGAAAATTGAAGAGCGTAAGAAAGCAAAAACTAAAATCATGGGCGAACGTACTGGTAAAAAAGTAATTAAAGCGTTTGATTTGTATAATGAAGATGATGTTGATGGTGCAATTGCTTTATTAAAAGAGTTAGATCCGTCTAACGACTTTGACAAAGCAACTGTTAATCGTTACTTAGGCAGCATGTATGCTCAAAAAGAGCAGTACAAAGTCGCTATTAAGTATATGAAAGCAGCGATTGCACCAGATGTATTAAACTTTGCCGATCAGGCTCAAGGTTTAAAAACCTTAGGTGACATGTATGCAGGTACTGAACAGTACAATGCCGCAAAGCAAGCATATTCTGATTGGATGGACTTTACAGGCGAAGAAGACCCAAAAGTTTACACTCGTATTGCGCAAGCAAGCTATGAGCTTAAACAGTTTAATGAGGTTCTCGAGCCGGCAAACAAAGCAATTAAGTTAGCAAAAGAGCCTAATAAAGCTCCTTATCAACTTAAATTAGCTGCCTATTTTGAGCAAAAGCAATATCAAAATATGGTTAAAGTCGCTGAAGAAATCGTTCGTGTATGGCCTGAAGACAAAAAGTCTTGGGTAGGCTTAGGTAAGTATTATTTACAAACCGAAGAATACAAAAAAGGCCTAGCAACTATGGAAGTTGCTTACAAGAACGGTTACTTTGAAAACGAAGTTGAATACAAAGTTCTAGCTAATTTCTATTCTTTAAATGAAATTCCTTATAAAGCAGCTGTAACGCTTGAAAAGGCCGTTAAAGAAGAAAAAGTTAAACGCACTAAGCAAAACATGAGTGCGATTGCTAGTAACTACCATCGTTCGAAAGATATAGAGAAGGCTGCTAAGTACTACGAAGAAGCTGCTAAATTTGATAATGACGCTGAGCTTTATCGCAAAGCCGGTTCATTACTTCTACAATCTGAAAAATTTAGTGCTGCCGTTGTTCGTTTGAACAAAGCGTTAGAGCTTGGCTCTGACAAAAAAGGTACTATATATTCAGATCTAGCTGAAGCGTTTTACTACCAAGGCAAGTATAAGCAAGCACATGCCGCTATTACTAAAGCTATGGACGATCCAACCACACGTAGATTTGCAAAAGGTTGGGCTACATATATTAAAGATAAAGCCGCTCGCAACGGTGTTAAAATTTAA
- a CDS encoding energy transducer TonB yields MIRFLFSLIAGGAVTFGLFYFMAYLISGGADRNTEQKEQIIVEIMTNPPESKVQERKRVPPPPPPPPKQPPKPQPPQPENSNPSTSLSFNMPSIDVGSTAGGLSGPGAFGRDGDATPIVRIEPKYPTQAARDGKEGWVQLSFTIDELGGVTDVDVIDADPKRIFDREAKRALRKWKYRPKIIDGKPQKQVGLQVQLDFKLNQGN; encoded by the coding sequence ATGATTCGTTTTCTGTTTTCACTGATTGCAGGTGGGGCAGTTACTTTCGGCTTGTTCTACTTCATGGCATACCTCATCTCTGGTGGGGCTGACCGTAATACGGAACAAAAAGAGCAGATCATAGTCGAAATTATGACGAATCCGCCTGAATCTAAGGTGCAGGAGAGGAAGCGTGTACCGCCTCCGCCTCCGCCACCGCCAAAGCAGCCGCCTAAACCGCAGCCGCCACAGCCGGAAAATAGCAACCCAAGTACGAGTTTGTCGTTTAATATGCCAAGCATCGATGTGGGAAGCACGGCTGGTGGACTGAGTGGTCCAGGTGCATTTGGACGAGATGGTGATGCGACACCGATCGTTCGTATTGAACCAAAATATCCAACACAAGCAGCACGTGATGGTAAAGAAGGTTGGGTTCAACTTTCATTCACAATTGATGAGTTAGGTGGTGTGACTGACGTTGATGTAATCGACGCAGATCCAAAACGTATCTTTGACCGTGAAGCTAAACGTGCATTGCGCAAGTGGAAATACCGTCCTAAGATCATTGACGGCAAACCACAAAAGCAAGTTGGTTTACAAGTTCAACTAGACTTTAAACTTAACCAAGGCAACTAA
- a CDS encoding biopolymer transporter ExbD, producing the protein MARKQRFREEEEAAVDMTPMLDIVFIMLIFFIVTTSFVKEAGIEVNKPKAAQATKQKNANIFIAIRNDGAIWIDKQQVDVERVSAKIESLLAEQPTDVVILQADKEAKHGTVVKVMDQIKATGDNLRISIAGDQ; encoded by the coding sequence ATGGCACGTAAACAACGTTTTCGTGAAGAAGAAGAAGCAGCGGTAGATATGACGCCAATGCTTGACATCGTATTTATCATGCTTATTTTCTTTATCGTAACTACATCGTTCGTTAAAGAGGCTGGTATCGAGGTCAATAAACCAAAAGCTGCCCAAGCTACGAAGCAAAAAAATGCTAATATTTTTATTGCTATTCGTAATGACGGTGCAATCTGGATTGATAAACAGCAAGTTGATGTTGAACGTGTTTCAGCAAAAATTGAAAGTTTATTAGCAGAACAACCTACAGATGTTGTAATTTTGCAAGCTGACAAAGAAGCAAAACATGGCACAGTGGTTAAAGTTATGGACCAGATTAAAGCGACAGGTGATAACCTGAGAATTTCAATAGCTGGAGATCAGTAA
- a CDS encoding MotA/TolQ/ExbB proton channel family protein, producing the protein MLVLMEIWESIRDFVGTGGQVLYVVAIALFLMWVLMIERYWFLLAEFPRLTKDIVAKWDARQDTTSWYAHRIREAWISEASEKLDQRMLLIKTLVAVCPLIGLLGTVTGMIAVFETMATQGTGNARLMASGISMATIPTMAGMVAALSGVFFSSRLEARARMVKAKLVDSMPHH; encoded by the coding sequence ATGCTAGTCCTGATGGAGATCTGGGAATCTATCAGGGATTTTGTTGGCACAGGCGGCCAGGTTTTATACGTGGTCGCGATAGCACTCTTTCTTATGTGGGTTTTAATGATTGAGCGCTATTGGTTCCTACTTGCTGAATTTCCTCGTTTAACGAAGGATATTGTAGCCAAGTGGGATGCCCGCCAAGACACTACGTCTTGGTACGCACACAGAATCCGTGAAGCATGGATTTCTGAAGCGTCTGAAAAATTAGATCAGCGTATGTTGTTGATTAAAACATTAGTAGCTGTATGTCCTTTAATAGGCTTACTTGGCACTGTTACGGGTATGATCGCGGTTTTTGAAACCATGGCAACCCAAGGTACAGGTAATGCACGTTTAATGGCATCAGGCATATCAATGGCAACAATCCCAACAATGGCTGGAATGGTTGCGGCACTATCTGGGGTATTCTTTAGCTCACGCCTTGAGGCAAGAGCGAGAATGGTGAAAGCCAAACTTGTAGATAGTATGCCTCATCACTAG
- a CDS encoding MotA/TolQ/ExbB proton channel family protein — translation MKKLFKGFAVAAVLSVSAGTALNAHANTDALDKILEQVKQERISEGKINKQREQEFLSDRADKQALLNKAKSQLAAEKARGDRLSKEYAQNENTLAEKEQALQNAQGTLGEMFGVVRRAAADAIGSIEASLVSAEKPGRAEVLRSLAAAKELPTVRELEELWISLQTEMTESAKVSTFETEVAGLDGNPSMKKVTRIGNFNLVTDDGYLIYSPETKSIQPLGKQPDSYILKGISDLEGTSADNYAGVYVDPTRGAILRINTQKKSLMEYYEQGAEVGYIITVLLVVGLLIFLVRFVDLALTTSKIKGQLKNLSTPNTNNPLGRILKVYSDNKNQDVENLELKLDEAILRETPRIEAGINIIKILAAIAPLLGLLGTVIGMILTFQTITLFGTGDPKIMAGNISLALVTTALGLIAALPLILLHSIVAGRSKSVLHILDEQSAGIIATHAEKEKA, via the coding sequence ATGAAGAAACTATTTAAAGGTTTTGCTGTTGCAGCAGTACTGTCTGTTTCTGCCGGTACCGCGCTTAATGCACATGCAAATACTGACGCTTTAGATAAAATTCTTGAGCAAGTAAAGCAAGAGCGTATCTCTGAAGGAAAAATCAATAAGCAACGTGAACAAGAGTTCTTGTCAGATCGTGCTGATAAGCAAGCGTTACTTAACAAAGCGAAAAGCCAACTAGCTGCTGAAAAAGCACGTGGTGATCGTCTTAGCAAAGAATATGCACAAAACGAAAATACTCTAGCGGAAAAAGAGCAAGCTCTTCAAAACGCTCAAGGTACGTTAGGTGAAATGTTTGGTGTTGTTCGTCGTGCAGCAGCTGACGCGATTGGTTCAATTGAAGCATCTTTAGTAAGTGCTGAAAAACCAGGTCGTGCTGAAGTACTTCGTTCATTAGCAGCAGCTAAAGAACTTCCAACTGTTCGTGAACTAGAAGAACTTTGGATTTCACTTCAAACAGAAATGACTGAATCAGCAAAAGTTTCAACGTTTGAAACTGAAGTTGCTGGTCTTGACGGTAACCCGTCTATGAAAAAAGTAACACGTATCGGTAACTTCAACTTAGTTACAGACGACGGATACTTAATCTACTCACCAGAGACTAAATCTATTCAGCCTCTAGGTAAGCAACCTGACAGCTATATCCTTAAAGGTATTTCTGATTTAGAAGGTACTTCAGCTGATAACTATGCTGGCGTGTACGTGGATCCTACACGTGGTGCAATTTTACGTATTAACACTCAGAAAAAGTCTCTTATGGAGTACTACGAGCAAGGTGCTGAAGTTGGTTACATCATCACAGTATTACTTGTTGTAGGTCTTTTAATCTTCTTAGTACGTTTCGTTGATTTAGCGCTTACTACTTCTAAGATCAAAGGTCAGCTTAAGAACTTGTCTACACCGAATACAAATAACCCACTGGGTCGTATTCTTAAAGTGTACTCTGACAACAAAAACCAAGATGTTGAAAACCTTGAGCTTAAACTGGATGAAGCGATTCTTCGTGAAACGCCACGCATCGAAGCGGGTATTAACATCATCAAGATCCTTGCTGCTATCGCACCATTACTAGGTCTACTAGGTACGGTAATCGGTATGATCCTAACGTTCCAAACAATCACATTGTTCGGTACGGGCGATCCGAAGATCATGGCTGGTAACATCTCTCTAGCACTTGTAACTACAGCGCTAGGTCTAATTGCAGCTCTACCACTTATCCTACTTCATTCTATTGTTGCAGGTCGTAGTAAGTCGGTATTACACATCCTTGATGAGCAAAGCGCGGGTATCATCGCGACTCACGCGGAGAAGGAGAAAGCCTAA
- a CDS encoding DUF3450 domain-containing protein has translation MSVKIRKSLVATALVGAFAFASSNVIADPLNDVQKAGQTIQKAAVKSQTKIDNVYGQTQELIAEYRSIVDETELMKVYNDHVARLVADQNASIASFDRQIATIDNTKQNVVPLMYRMIDTLEQFIKADVPFNLETRLGRVERLREIMASASVTTSEKFRQVLEAYTVETAYSSAVTASQGTLDVDGRSINVDIGRLGRITYVAQSFDLKHAWVWDNNTKQWKELGEEYLKPVKEVIRMARKQATLELVKLPIFGAE, from the coding sequence ATGTCTGTTAAAATCAGAAAGAGTCTTGTAGCAACTGCGTTGGTTGGCGCTTTTGCATTTGCAAGCAGCAATGTGATTGCAGATCCTTTGAATGACGTGCAAAAAGCAGGTCAAACAATTCAAAAGGCTGCGGTTAAGTCTCAAACTAAAATTGACAATGTATATGGTCAAACTCAGGAGCTAATCGCTGAGTACCGTAGCATCGTTGATGAGACTGAACTTATGAAAGTGTACAACGATCACGTAGCACGTTTGGTCGCAGACCAAAACGCGTCTATCGCATCGTTCGATCGTCAAATCGCGACTATCGATAACACTAAACAAAACGTTGTGCCTTTGATGTATCGCATGATCGATACGCTTGAGCAATTCATCAAAGCGGACGTTCCATTTAACCTTGAAACTCGTCTTGGACGCGTTGAAAGATTACGTGAGATCATGGCATCTGCATCTGTAACAACGTCTGAAAAGTTCCGTCAGGTTCTTGAAGCGTACACTGTTGAAACAGCATACAGCTCAGCTGTAACTGCTTCTCAAGGTACTTTAGATGTTGATGGTCGTAGCATTAACGTAGATATCGGTCGTTTAGGTCGTATTACTTACGTAGCGCAATCATTCGATCTAAAACACGCTTGGGTGTGGGATAACAACACTAAACAGTGGAAAGAATTAGGTGAAGAATACCTAAAACCTGTTAAAGAAGTGATCCGTATGGCACGTAAGCAAGCGACACTAGAACTTGTTAAACTACCAATTTTTGGCGCGGAGTAA
- a CDS encoding cold-shock protein gives MSVTGKVKFFNEAKGFGFIEQENGPDVFVHFSAITGSGFRTLSEGQAVTFSIKQGQKGPEAENVEVA, from the coding sequence ATGTCGGTTACTGGTAAAGTAAAATTTTTCAACGAAGCTAAAGGCTTTGGTTTCATTGAACAAGAAAATGGTCCTGACGTGTTTGTACATTTCAGCGCAATCACTGGTTCTGGTTTTCGCACTCTTAGCGAAGGTCAAGCAGTGACTTTCAGCATCAAGCAAGGTCAAAAAGGCCCAGAAGCTGAGAACGTAGAAGTAGCATAA
- the pyrC gene encoding dihydroorotase yields the protein MTSKMTTLTITRPDDWHVHLRDGDQLKDTVRDISRYMGRAIIMPNLVPPATCTETALSYRERIMAAKPQGQFEPLMVLYLTDKTTPDEIKKAKATGKIFAAKLYPAGATTNSDSGVTSVKNIYPVLKAMQEVGMLLLVHGEVTDSSIDIFDREKVFLDTILGDVVADFPELKIVLEHITTKDAVEFVENASANVAATITAHHLLYNRNHMLAGGIRPHYYCLPILKRNIHQQALMAAATSGSKKFFLGTDSAPHYKDKKEAACGCAGAYTAHAAIELYAEAFEEAGALDKLEGFASHFGPDFYGLARNKDTITLEKAPWTVPASYSLGDSEVVPIKADSVIDWQVK from the coding sequence ATGACGAGCAAAATGACAACTTTAACGATTACTAGACCCGATGATTGGCATGTTCATTTACGTGATGGAGATCAGTTAAAAGATACGGTGCGTGATATTAGCCGCTATATGGGCCGCGCGATTATTATGCCAAATTTAGTTCCGCCAGCAACGTGTACAGAAACCGCATTATCGTATCGAGAGCGAATTATGGCTGCAAAACCTCAAGGGCAGTTTGAACCTTTAATGGTGCTTTACCTTACCGACAAAACGACGCCTGATGAAATAAAAAAAGCAAAAGCGACAGGTAAAATTTTTGCAGCTAAACTCTACCCAGCGGGCGCAACAACTAACTCAGATTCTGGTGTAACATCAGTAAAAAATATTTATCCAGTATTAAAAGCAATGCAAGAAGTTGGCATGCTTTTACTCGTACATGGTGAAGTTACTGACTCTTCTATTGATATATTCGATCGTGAAAAAGTGTTTTTAGATACTATTTTAGGCGACGTTGTCGCAGATTTTCCTGAGCTTAAAATTGTCCTTGAACATATAACAACAAAAGATGCGGTAGAGTTTGTTGAAAATGCTTCGGCTAATGTAGCAGCTACAATTACTGCTCATCATTTGTTATATAACCGCAACCATATGCTAGCAGGGGGTATACGCCCACATTATTATTGCTTACCTATATTAAAGCGTAATATTCATCAACAAGCGCTCATGGCGGCAGCTACAAGTGGTAGTAAAAAATTCTTTTTAGGCACGGATTCAGCCCCGCATTACAAAGACAAAAAAGAGGCAGCATGTGGCTGTGCGGGTGCTTATACTGCGCACGCAGCTATTGAACTTTATGCTGAAGCTTTTGAAGAGGCAGGGGCGCTTGATAAGTTAGAGGGCTTTGCAAGTCACTTCGGCCCAGATTTTTATGGTCTAGCGCGTAATAAAGACACTATTACCTTAGAGAAAGCACCTTGGACAGTGCCAGCAAGTTATTCGCTAGGGGACTCAGAAGTTGTACCAATCAAAGCAGATAGTGTTATTGACTGGCAAGTTAAATAA
- a CDS encoding GGDEF domain-containing protein — protein sequence MSNTIDTTKALETKTDQLSIINQFSSSLLQLNTLEALFSYVTTQVVNRLGFVDCVIYLADDSQSLLNQVASMGIKNGHISYQSERKIIRFSEGITGYAASTGQALIIGDVTKDNRYIADERPAQSEICVPLIYKDRVLGVIDCEHPIKNYFTSSHLEILTTVAHLLSAKINQVNTVNSLQDTVMQLNNAQKLESSLLQIANLTYKAQNLDTFFQSLHAIIDSLLTASNFFIALYDKKEDALDFVYTVEGGVQTNTHKVISKEQLKETASYYLLINERPLLLNKQQYFEHIAQGHFKLVGEQADSWLGVPFKVNERMSGVIVVQSYDNQHYYNEHDSSLLTYVSRQISMVIDRHLARQELEHKALHDELTGLANRSLLIERMKHAILRLNRAKKGTFHALLYLDFDRFKSINDSLGHEVGDHFLIAICKLITKTVRNTDTFSRLGGDEFAIFMENLSHRDQVNVALTRIKTALSEPVNIDGHLLQPSTSIGVAFSDNVNDEAFVLLQQSDAAMYEAKSSGRGQVKFFNNVMRNKLKTRADLENDLQHGIEHNEFELYFQPIFTINSSEVIGFEALVRWHHPKKGFVSPSDFIPIAEKTGQITNLDLHLLDLAAQHIALWQQQGHRFLRVTVNVSSRHFASLEFLEQLHEIYKKYQLPLGSLCLEITESGLIENLELATQIIQGLSPLKVLLCLDDFGTGYSALGYLHQLPIHVLKIDKSFIDNLKATANPLIDAILTLAISLDLIVIAEGIETAEQLTILQKTQCDYGQGFLKSKPVTAKEAISLIHTPL from the coding sequence ATGTCGAATACTATCGATACCACTAAAGCGCTCGAAACTAAAACGGATCAGTTGAGTATAATCAATCAGTTCTCATCAAGTTTATTGCAACTGAATACGTTAGAAGCGCTTTTTAGTTACGTCACCACACAAGTTGTTAATCGACTTGGGTTTGTAGATTGTGTTATCTACTTAGCAGATGACAGTCAGTCTTTGCTAAATCAAGTAGCTTCTATGGGTATTAAAAACGGGCATATCAGTTATCAATCTGAGCGAAAAATCATTCGCTTTAGCGAAGGCATTACAGGTTATGCAGCATCTACAGGCCAAGCTTTAATAATTGGCGATGTAACTAAAGACAACCGTTACATAGCTGATGAGCGCCCGGCTCAATCAGAAATATGCGTACCCTTGATATACAAAGATCGTGTCCTAGGGGTTATAGATTGTGAGCACCCAATAAAAAATTACTTTACTAGTTCACATTTAGAGATTTTAACCACCGTAGCTCACTTACTAAGTGCAAAAATCAATCAAGTGAATACCGTTAATAGCTTGCAAGACACTGTTATGCAGCTAAACAATGCACAAAAATTAGAAAGCAGCCTATTGCAAATAGCTAATTTAACTTATAAAGCACAAAATTTAGACACCTTCTTTCAATCTTTGCATGCGATTATTGACAGCTTATTGACTGCGAGTAACTTTTTTATTGCGCTGTACGACAAAAAAGAAGACGCGCTCGACTTTGTTTATACTGTTGAAGGCGGTGTACAAACAAATACCCACAAAGTTATTTCAAAAGAGCAACTAAAAGAAACAGCCTCTTACTATTTGCTGATTAATGAACGCCCACTGTTACTCAATAAACAGCAATACTTTGAACATATTGCACAAGGCCATTTTAAGCTAGTAGGTGAACAAGCGGATTCATGGCTAGGCGTGCCTTTTAAAGTTAATGAGCGCATGAGTGGCGTTATTGTCGTGCAAAGCTATGACAATCAACATTATTACAATGAACATGATAGCTCGTTGCTAACCTATGTAAGTCGACAAATAAGCATGGTTATAGATCGGCATTTAGCTCGTCAAGAGCTTGAGCACAAAGCGCTGCACGATGAGCTAACTGGGCTTGCAAACCGGTCGCTATTAATAGAAAGGATGAAGCATGCAATTTTACGCCTAAATCGCGCAAAAAAAGGCACTTTTCATGCCCTGCTCTATCTGGATTTTGACCGCTTTAAAAGTATTAATGATTCATTAGGCCATGAAGTAGGCGATCACTTTTTAATTGCTATATGTAAGCTTATTACTAAAACCGTTCGCAATACCGATACTTTCTCTCGCTTAGGTGGCGATGAGTTTGCTATTTTCATGGAAAATCTTAGTCATCGTGATCAAGTAAACGTTGCCCTGACTCGTATTAAAACGGCACTATCTGAACCCGTTAATATTGATGGCCATTTACTGCAACCGTCCACCAGCATTGGCGTAGCATTTAGTGACAACGTAAATGATGAAGCATTTGTATTATTACAACAATCCGATGCGGCTATGTATGAGGCAAAATCATCAGGACGTGGTCAAGTTAAGTTTTTTAATAATGTGATGCGTAATAAGCTAAAAACGCGTGCAGATCTTGAAAACGACTTACAGCACGGTATTGAGCATAATGAATTTGAACTGTATTTTCAGCCTATATTTACTATTAACAGTAGTGAAGTTATAGGGTTTGAAGCTCTTGTACGTTGGCATCATCCAAAGAAAGGGTTTGTATCACCGAGCGACTTTATTCCAATTGCAGAAAAGACCGGGCAAATTACTAACTTAGACTTGCATTTACTCGACCTCGCAGCGCAACATATTGCTTTGTGGCAACAACAAGGTCATCGCTTTTTACGTGTCACGGTTAATGTATCGTCTCGACACTTTGCCAGCTTAGAGTTTCTAGAGCAGCTCCATGAAATTTATAAAAAATACCAACTACCATTAGGCTCATTGTGTCTTGAAATAACAGAGTCGGGGTTAATTGAAAATTTAGAATTAGCGACGCAAATTATACAGGGATTATCGCCTTTAAAAGTATTGCTTTGCCTAGACGATTTTGGCACTGGCTACTCTGCCTTAGGTTACTTGCATCAACTGCCTATTCATGTGCTAAAAATTGATAAAAGCTTTATTGATAATTTAAAAGCTACTGCTAACCCGTTAATAGATGCTATTTTAACCTTGGCTATTTCTTTAGATCTTATTGTTATAGCCGAGGGAATAGAAACCGCTGAACAACTTACTATTTTACAAAAAACCCAATGTGATTATGGGCAAGGCTTTTTAAAATCAAAACCGGTTACAGCAAAAGAGGCTATTTCACTAATACACACCCCTCTTTAA